The stretch of DNA GCCACCGATGTGCCGACCTATGTCCAGCACGGCGCGGCCGACCTCGGGGTGGCGGGCAAGGATGTGCTGATGGAACATGGCGGTAAGGGGCTCTATGAGCCGCTGGACCTGAACATTGCCCGCTGCAAGCTGATGACCGCAGGCCCCGTGAGCGGTGAGCCGGTCAATGGGCGGCTGCGGGTCGCCACCAAGTTCGTCAACGTGGCCCGGCGTTACTACGCCGAGCAGGGGCAGCAAGTGGATATCATCAAGCTGTACGGGTCCATGGAGCTGGCTCCCCTGGTAGGGCTGGCCGATCGCATCATCGATGTGGTGGATACCGGCAATACCCTGCGTGCCAACGGTCTCGAGCCGCAGGAGCTGATCGCCATGATCAGCTCACGACTGGTGGTCAACAAGGCGTCGATGAAGCTGAAGCATGCCAAGGTGCAGGCGTTGATTGAGCGTCTCGGTGAAGCGGTCAGCAGGGCCCGGGAGTCCTTGTCATAGTGGCTCCAAGGGGGCATCAATCGTCGTTTATGCGGATATGGGTCAATCGTTTTTGAATCGCGCCAAAGGGCCAAAGGAGAATATCCATGTCGAATACCCCCGTTGATATCACCCGCCTGGATGCCAGTGCGGAAGGGTTTCGTGAGCGGCTGGACAGCATGCTGGCCTGGGAAGGGGTGTCGGATGACGCCGTTGTCAGCATCGTCACCGAAGTGATCCGGGAGGTTCGTCGTCGTGGCGACGAGGCGTTGGTTGAGTACAGCAACCGGTTTGACCGTCTGGACGTGACCGACATGGAGCAGCTGAGTATCGGAGCCGACCGATTCAAGCAGGCCTATGAGGGCTTGCCGGAGGGGCAGCGGGAGGCGTTACGGGTCGCTGCACAGCGTATTCGGGATTATCACCAGCGCCAGCTGCAGGAGTCCTGGCAGTATCGGGAGAGCGATGGCACCCTGCTGGGCCAGCAGGTGACGGCGATGGACCGGGTCGGCATCTATGTGCCCGGCGGTAAGGCGGCTTATCCCTCCTCGGTACTGATGAACGCCTTGCCCGCCAAGGTGGCCGGTGTCGCCGAGATTATCATGGTGGTGCCGACCCCGGCCGGCGAGGTCAACGAACTGGTGCTGGCAGCGGCTTACCAGTCCGGGGTGGACCGGGTGTTTACCATCGGTGGGGCGCAGGCGGTTGCGGCCCTGGCCTACGGCACCCAGAGTGTTCCCCGCGTCGACAAGATCGTTGGCCCAGGCAATATCTATGTGGCCACCGCCAAGCGGATGGTGTTTGGCCAGGTGGGCATCGACATGATCGCCGGCCCCTCGGAGATCCTGGTGGTGTGCGATGGTCAGACCAACCCCGATTGGATTGCCATGGACCTCTTCTCCCAGGCCGAGCACGATGAGGACGCCCAGTCGATCCTGGTATCGACCGATGAGGAGTTTCTGGACCGGGTGCAGGCCAGTATCGAAAAGTTGTTGCCCACCATGGAGCGGGCGGAGATTATCCGCACCTCGCTGGAGTCAAGGGGCATGCTGATCAAGGTCTGCGATCGTGAACAGGCCCTGGAGGTGACCAACCGCATCGCTCCCGAGCACCTGGAGTTGTCGGTTGAGAATCCGGAGTCCTGGGCTCGGGAGGTTCGCCATGCCGGTGCCATCTTTATGGGGCGCTACACCGCTGAGGCGCTCGGCGATTATTGTGCCGGGCCTAATCACGTGCTGCCCACCTCATCCACCGCTCGCTTCTCCTCACCGCTGGGTGTCTATGACTTCCAGAAACGCTCCTCGCTGATCCAGTTCTCGGCTGAGGGCGCCTCGGAGATGGGCAAGGTGGCGTCGGTGCTCGCACGGGGGGAGGGGCTGACGGCCCATGCCCGCTCTGCGGAATACCGTATTCGCAAGTAGTTGACCGCGCTCGCGGCGGGTTCCCGTCCAGGGGCCGCCATCCGAGAGTTTCAGGGGGTGAGGATTCGGGGGCGTTCACCCACCACCGTGGTCAGGGTGTGCTCTTCGCTTTGGCGCAGCACCTTGATCACTACCTGCTCCCCGGGGCGCTGGCGAGCCACCTGATCCATGACGGTACGGCCATCACCGGCCTCAACGCCGTTGATGGCGATAATCACATCCCCCCGTTGCAGTCCGGCCTTCGAGGCTGGGCTGTTTTTATAGACCCCCGAGATCAGGATGCCATCGCGCAGGGAGATGCCGAACGATTCGGCCAGCTCCGGGGTCAGCGGCTGCGCTTCGATCCCCAGCCAGCCACGGATCACCCGCCCCTGCTTGATAATCGACAGCATCACGCTGCGCGCGAGATCGGTAGGGATCGCAAAGCCGATCCCCTGGGAGCCGCCGCTGCGGGAAAAAATGGCGGCATTGATGCCCAGCAGGTGGCCCTCGGCGTTGACCAGGGCACCACCGGAATTGCCGGGGTTGATCGCCGCATCGGTCTGGATGAAGTCTTCGTAGGTATTGATGTTGAGTTCGTTGCGCCCGGTGGCGCTGACGATCCCCATGGTGACCGTCTGGCCCACCCCGAAGGGGTTGCCGATCGCCAGCACTACATCGCCCACCCGGGCGCTACTGGAGTTGGCCAGGGTGATGGTCGGCAGGTTGTCGAGCTCAATCTTAAGCACGGCCAGGTCGGTCTCGGGGTCATCACCGATCACCCGCGCACGGGTATCACGACCGTCGCGTAGAGCCACTATGATCGTGGAAGCCTCCTTGATCACATGGCTGTTGGTGAGGATATAGCCCTCCGGGCTCATGATCACCCCCGAGCCCAGGCTCGACTGCATACGCCGGTTGCGGGGGATACCATCATAGCCCCGCAGCCCTTCCATTTCGTTCTGTGGTAAGAGTGGGTTGGTTTCGTCGGCGATCTTGGTGGTGTAAATGTTCACTACCGCTGGAGCTGCCGTCAAAACAGCACTGCTATAGGAGGACCTAAAGCCTTGCTCGGTGGTTTGGGGGGGGACGGTTTGCAGGGTAATGGCCGGCTGTGCAGGGCGTTGGCCTCCCACCAGCTGGGGAAACTGTTGAACCAGCAGCAGTGCGAGCAGAACGCCGCACACCACGGGCCAGCTGATATAGGAGAGCAGACGATTCAAGCGCAGATCCCTGTGCAATGATGGTGGCTGTGCAAAAGTAGGCAGGATTATACGCAGCCTTTGAGGGGCATTCCACGCTTTGCTATGCTGCGGCCACTCACCCGAACGCTCTGGAGTATTTCATGACCCCCTCTCTCACCCACCTGATTGACCGGCTCGATAGCGAACTGCAGGTTGCCCTGTTCTCGGACTACTGCCCCAACGGATTGCAGGTTGAGGGGAGGGATAGGGTAGCGACCCTGGTCACCGGGGTCAGCGCCAGCCAGGCCTTGATTGATGAAGCGATCGCCCTTAAGGCCGACCTGTTGTTGGTCCACCATGGCTTTTTCTGGAAAGGGGAGGCGCAGCCGATCACCGGCATCAAGCGCAAGCGTATCAAGGCCCTGATGGATCATGATATCAGCCTGGCGGCTTACCACCTGCCCCTCGATGCCCACCCCCAGCTGGGTAATAACGCCCAGCTGGCTCGCCTGCTGGGCGTTCAGGGAGCAACCCCCCTGGATCCCAACGACACCCGCTGCCTGGTCTGGCGTGGTGCGCTGAAGGAACCCTGCAGCGCCCAGGAACTGGTCCGCCTGCTGGCCGCCAAACTGGGGCGCTCACCCCAGCTGATTGAGGGAGGAGATCATCCCGTCAGACAGCTGGCCTGGTGTACCGGCGCCGCCCAGAGCTACATTGACCAGGCCGCCGCCGCCGGTGTTGACGCGTTCATCAGCGGAGAGATCTCCGAACCTACGGTACACAATGCCAGGGAGATGGGGATCCATTACTTTGGTGCCGGTCACCACGCCACCGAGCGTTACGGGGTCAAGGCGTTAGGGGAGTGGTTGGCAGAGGAGGAGGGGCTGGTCCACCATTTCGTAGATATCAATAACCCGGTATAGGCGAGGGAACCTCGCTGCAGGGTTAGCCCGCTTCGTCATATTAATAGTCTTTTTTATTCTTAATTTTGGTCTACTTATAATCAGCCCCGATTTGATATAGTAGCCTGCCATTTTAAGTATCGGCGCCCTCTCCCCGAGCGACTCATACCCGAGTACTCGATTGGCCCAGGTGCACAGTACGGAACACTCCATGTCGGACAGAAAACTAACCCATCTTAAGCAGCTCGAAGCGGAAAGTATCCACATCATCCGTGAGGTGGCTGCAGAATTCGATAACCCCGTGATGCTCTACTCCATCGGTAAGGATTCGGCGGTCATGCTGCACCTGACGATGAAGGCCTTCTATCCGGGCAAGCCCCCCTTCCCGCTGATGCACGTCGACACCACCTGGAAGTTCAAGGAGATGATCCAGTTCAGGGACCGGCTCGTTAAGGAGCTGGGGCTGGAGCTGATTGTCCACACCAATCAGGAGGGGGTGAAGCAGGGTATCGGGCCCTTCACCCACGGCAGTGCCAAGCATACTGACGTGATGAAGACCGAAGCCTTGAAGCAGGCCCTGGACAAGTACGGCTTCGATGCCGCCTTTGGCGGTGCCCGTCGGGACGAGGAGAAGTCGCGGGCCAAGGAGCGGGTCTACTCCTTCCGCGATAAAAATCACCGCTGGGACCCCAAGAACCAGCGCCCCGAGCTATGGAACATCTACAACGGCAAGGTCAACAAGGGGGAGAGTATTCGCGTCTTCCCGCTCTCCAACTGGACCGAGCTGGATATCTGGCAGTACATCCACCTGGAGGGGATCCCCATCGTACCGCTCTACTTTGCCAAGCCGCGACCGGTGGTGATGCGTGATGGCGTCAAGATCATGGTGGATGACGAGCGTATGCCCCTGGAGCCGGGTGAAGAGCCGGTGATGGAGATGGTGCGCTTCCGTACCCTGGGCTGTTACCCGCTCACCGGTGCGGTGGATTCCAACGCCACGACCCTGCCCGAGATCATCCAGGAGATGCTGCTGACCACCAGCTCCGAGCGCCAGGGTCGTGTAATCGACCATGACAGCGCCGGCTCCATGGAGAAGAAAAAGCAGGAAGGCTATTTCTAGCCCCTTTTGTTCGTGGGTCGCCGCGGCGGCCCGACTGTAACCACTAGCAGAAACCGCCATGTCTCACCAATCAGATCTGATCGCTACCGATATTAACGAATACCTGGCCCAGCATGAGCGCAAGGAGCTGTTGCACCTGCTCACCTGCGGCAGTGTGGATGATGGCAAGAGCACCCTTATAGGTCGCCTGCTGCACGACTCAAAAATGATCTATGAGGATCAGCTGGAGGCCGTCCGCGCTGATACGGTCAAGCACGGGACCACCGGAGGCAAGCTCGACCTGGCGCTGTTGGTTGACGGCCTGCAGGCCGAGCGGGAGCAGGGCATCACCATTGATGTGGCCTACCGCTACTTCTCCACCGCACGCCGCAAGTTCATCATCGCCGATACCCCCGGGCATGAGCAGTACACCCGCAATATGGCCACCGGGGCATCCACCTGCGAACTGGCCATCATCCTGATCGACGCCCGTCACGGTGTAATGACCCAGACCCGTCGCCACAGCTTTATCGCCTCCCTGCTGGGTATTCGGCACGTGGTGGTGGCGATCAACAAGATGGACCTGATGGATTTCAGCGAGCAGGTCTACAACGATATCCGTGAACAGTACCTGACGTTTGCCG from Aestuariirhabdus litorea encodes:
- the hisG gene encoding ATP phosphoribosyltransferase — protein: MSQSQHLTIALSKGRILDDTLPLLKEAGIEPLEDLNRSRKLIFDTTREDVKLVIIRATDVPTYVQHGAADLGVAGKDVLMEHGGKGLYEPLDLNIARCKLMTAGPVSGEPVNGRLRVATKFVNVARRYYAEQGQQVDIIKLYGSMELAPLVGLADRIIDVVDTGNTLRANGLEPQELIAMISSRLVVNKASMKLKHAKVQALIERLGEAVSRARESLS
- the hisD gene encoding histidinol dehydrogenase — protein: MSNTPVDITRLDASAEGFRERLDSMLAWEGVSDDAVVSIVTEVIREVRRRGDEALVEYSNRFDRLDVTDMEQLSIGADRFKQAYEGLPEGQREALRVAAQRIRDYHQRQLQESWQYRESDGTLLGQQVTAMDRVGIYVPGGKAAYPSSVLMNALPAKVAGVAEIIMVVPTPAGEVNELVLAAAYQSGVDRVFTIGGAQAVAALAYGTQSVPRVDKIVGPGNIYVATAKRMVFGQVGIDMIAGPSEILVVCDGQTNPDWIAMDLFSQAEHDEDAQSILVSTDEEFLDRVQASIEKLLPTMERAEIIRTSLESRGMLIKVCDREQALEVTNRIAPEHLELSVENPESWAREVRHAGAIFMGRYTAEALGDYCAGPNHVLPTSSTARFSSPLGVYDFQKRSSLIQFSAEGASEMGKVASVLARGEGLTAHARSAEYRIRK
- a CDS encoding S1C family serine protease, yielding MNRLLSYISWPVVCGVLLALLLVQQFPQLVGGQRPAQPAITLQTVPPQTTEQGFRSSYSSAVLTAAPAVVNIYTTKIADETNPLLPQNEMEGLRGYDGIPRNRRMQSSLGSGVIMSPEGYILTNSHVIKEASTIIVALRDGRDTRARVIGDDPETDLAVLKIELDNLPTITLANSSSARVGDVVLAIGNPFGVGQTVTMGIVSATGRNELNINTYEDFIQTDAAINPGNSGGALVNAEGHLLGINAAIFSRSGGSQGIGFAIPTDLARSVMLSIIKQGRVIRGWLGIEAQPLTPELAESFGISLRDGILISGVYKNSPASKAGLQRGDVIIAINGVEAGDGRTVMDQVARQRPGEQVVIKVLRQSEEHTLTTVVGERPRILTP
- a CDS encoding Nif3-like dinuclear metal center hexameric protein, with the protein product MTPSLTHLIDRLDSELQVALFSDYCPNGLQVEGRDRVATLVTGVSASQALIDEAIALKADLLLVHHGFFWKGEAQPITGIKRKRIKALMDHDISLAAYHLPLDAHPQLGNNAQLARLLGVQGATPLDPNDTRCLVWRGALKEPCSAQELVRLLAAKLGRSPQLIEGGDHPVRQLAWCTGAAQSYIDQAAAAGVDAFISGEISEPTVHNAREMGIHYFGAGHHATERYGVKALGEWLAEEEGLVHHFVDINNPV
- the cysD gene encoding sulfate adenylyltransferase subunit CysD; its protein translation is MSDRKLTHLKQLEAESIHIIREVAAEFDNPVMLYSIGKDSAVMLHLTMKAFYPGKPPFPLMHVDTTWKFKEMIQFRDRLVKELGLELIVHTNQEGVKQGIGPFTHGSAKHTDVMKTEALKQALDKYGFDAAFGGARRDEEKSRAKERVYSFRDKNHRWDPKNQRPELWNIYNGKVNKGESIRVFPLSNWTELDIWQYIHLEGIPIVPLYFAKPRPVVMRDGVKIMVDDERMPLEPGEEPVMEMVRFRTLGCYPLTGAVDSNATTLPEIIQEMLLTTSSERQGRVIDHDSAGSMEKKKQEGYF